The DNA segment gagctataaaagaataaattaactTTAACCGTAAGCATACTAATTATAAAACGAAGaatattaagaaaattaaatacagaaaacacgagATCGAGGaagcaaataacaagaacaatagATCGATGAGATCGAGTAACAtgattgcaaaaggaaggatgtgaaaaatGAATAGCATTATGTGAAAggttgttattaataataacaatagcaTGCATATatggaatttataaagcacaatatATCAGCAAAGAGGCGAACTGCATTATTGCGCTGAACAATTAAAGATCCATGGAAAGTACACAAGCCAAAGCGTGCTTCAGAATGTCTATATTGTGGTCTGTACATGCgtgtgaaatattaaaattatttattttgacgtatatatatatccctctcagagaaaaaaaaaattgcatatatatatacagggcCGTGCaaaggggcaggcggacgaggcatctgcctagggccccgcgcttcaaggggccccgcgcttttgattgatatggtaactaggctaatgtaacctattgacgaacgttacaaataaattaatcgtaggcttatgttgtaatgtgtatgcagcgtgctgtcaatgattatctgaggaaaaaagtgactttagatcccaactaaaaccgtgtgaatAAGAACGGCCTGTATATATAACTACATCTGCAATTTTAAGaattaataaatgtttactcATTATCTGTTCTCGTCAAACTATCGCGTGATCTAGAAACCGCACAGCAGTAAAGCAGAGCTAGTGCGGACGCACATTAATAGCtatctaaggtgaccagacgtttcgtgccgatgatggtgtcgtcaccgtcaaaaaacgccgaaaaaagtgatttttaaagacaacgggacatttgatggacttgacattgggcgtcccgcccgatattcaggcgggacacgaaggtcaaaagcgggagtgcggacgtctggtcaccttaagcTATCAGACTATTAGACTATATAGATTACATATGCATGTCGATATATTGTTCCGTGTCATAGGTCAGACATCGCGTTATACAGATCGACATTCAGTGTAAAAATAGCTCTCACGTGATAGGAACGGCGCTAAAAATGGAAGATGACACGTTTCGCTGTGGTACCTAGCAGTATGGAAATCTGAGAATTCGAACTTATAGCTTCCTTCTCAGTCTATACTTTCCAAAGATGCCATTTACTTTAAGCATATAAATCTGTATAAGGCAATTCTTCTGGAATGACAGACATTTGTAAAGAAAGGCAGGTATGCAGGCAGAACACCCCTATACGTGCCATAAAAGGTAACTTCATCGTGATATGTTGTGTGCCGTGTACTACGTATGTAGGATGGCCGTTCTGTTTTCATTCACAATCAACTAATGTGTGCCAAAATGTATAgaagtacataaataaacacGGATGATGAGCTGTACACGACATAAGTGGAAACATGAAGagcaatttcattttattagaatatttaATGGAATATTAATAGTGGACGATTGCATTGAAGTTTGAGGCTtaattgttttcagattttattatttttacctaAAGGATGCTGTAtaattttatgattatttaattcttccagaaaaattattatattatgttaaaataataaaactatatatatttttttcctttatattttgtattcttgGCAATGGGTTGGCACAGGCTGATGAGGTAGAAGCCTTATCTGCAATATATGGAGATGAGTGGTGTGTTATAGATGAGGAAGCTCATATTTTCTGCATTCGTGTCAGTGACCAAACCCAGAATGGAAAATGGACCCTTAGCATTCAGGTACTACTGAACATTAAAAccaacaatttaatttttttttttttttggatgcatttcatatttacacttttttttatggCTAATTCTTTTTCAAATTGGTTGATGtgaatttgaaaataaaatttgaaaaaagaattttgagagaTATATATTGTAAGAGCTGGAagatgaacttttaaaaaatactacaaaatatGGATATGTAATGCTTTCCTGTTTCCCTTATCCCTcgaaatatataattattacattGTTCAAAATGGTGTATTATAACTTGCTGTATTCCAGATTCATTTACCAGATGACTATCCTCTTCAGTCACCTCCACAGTTCCAGTTGAAGTGAGAATTACCAGTTTCATTTCAATCTTGAACATGTTGCTTcatatgttttcaaaacaaacaaaaaaagcttatGTTTTACTAAATTTCACGCAAGCCTGTTTGATCTTTCCTCTTTTCCTGTCTACAAGTAGGTCTATGACGCTGTCGATAAATTAAGCAAATGGCCCTTTTTAAATGTAACACTATGCTGTTGAATGTGTGTCTTTTGattcttaaatgtttacaatattgtTTTTCCTCTCATCATGGTCTTGGGTTAAAGTTTCTCCTGGCTTATTAATCCGTCATTTGCTTTGAATAGTGTATTCTGATGTGGTCTTTTACACCTTTTCGACAGTGCACCATGGCTTCGAGGCATGGAGAGAACCAATCTTGAGAGCAAACTTTCACAGGTTTACTGGTTAGTTGtataaaatcttttaacaaATTAACCATTAActcttaacaaaaataattggattgtgttgttgatgtggaTCTTTACTTATAAAATATCCATTTTTTCCCAAATAACTATATCAGGACTGTTTTATGCTGTTTTCTGTCTATAGATTACATTTTTGGGGATTGCAGGataataacacttttttttagcaCTCTagcataaatttctttttatagcAAGTCacttgttttgatattttttttttacttgctgtAATACATTTATTAGCTTATCATAACATGATAACAagaaacatgtgtgtgtgacagtgctGTAATACTTAAATATGTTGATAATCAACTATGCTTTACTTGCAGTGACAATTTAGGAGAAGATCTGATCTACCTTTGGGTAGAAGCTGTTAGAGAATTTCTGCAGAAGAAGGCAGATTATGCAggtttgtttgtgcttttgaATATTACAATATGAACGAAAGAAAAGCTTTCCCAAAGATATGATAGGTGAAGAGTCAGGCTTGGGTATTTAGCACCATGGTCTAGACATTAGTTACTCAGGGTGCGTTGCCAGATACATCCTCACTTTTTATGGTTGCTAGGGCAGGGGAGAGTATGATAGAAGGAATGGCGTTAAAGAAGGATTATCATGGTAATTAAGTGCAGTCTGTCAACTTTAACTGACTATAAACTTTCAGATGCTTTTCTTTTCATACCCATCCTTTACCATGTTCCTACTCCAAAATTTTTAAGGttcttttgtgaatttttgACATATTCTTTGTGCCAATCTGAGTTAAACTAACTCATTAATCTCTGTGAAAAGTTAGGAAAGAGTGTACTTTTAACTGTTAAGGCTGCTTGATAATTTGTTATGTTATCCAATTATATAACAGAGCTGTCCATCCTTTCAAAACCAGAAATTTTACCACTTTTCTGTAATAGCTTGATAAATCCCTTTTCTTGCTTCTCTACCATTGTCTGTTAATGTAACAGAAGTAGACACAAATTCTTCTGAATGGAAATCTCAGCGAGTGTCTGTCCAGACACAAGaggctgatgatgctgatgatgggTTTGATTTGTCACTACTGGAAGGAGTTTTGACTTCTTCGTTAGAAGATGTTGAGGATAAACATGAAGGTACACTTTTCTTGAATTGGGGGAGTCATTGGTggtcttctttttcatcatcatcgaaATTGTTATGATAACCGGCAAAGGATGCTGGCGATAATGATTATCAGCAATCTTCAGAATATTTTCTGCACTAGTATAACTGTGGATGAAAGGTATATACTAAATGAAGCATTTGAAGTTGATATGGAAAAAAGCAAGATACAATAACTTAATGGTATATCTAAATTTCTGTAAATTTGAGTCGTAAGGAACTTCTCCTTTATGAATGTATAAGCTCATTTTCCACAGAATATGAATGCCCCAAAATAAATCATGGAGAAATAATAACTGATCGTCGTAGTACCTTCCAGCCACATCTAGCAGTTGTCTTCTTCAAGCAGCAGGTAAACATGTTAAAAGGTATTataagtaaattaattttttgtagaagttttcttgaaaaactgACATTGATTGCAAAGCAGTCATCAAACAATAGCATCCGTTTGTGGCAATCCAAAACTCATGGGGCTTAATTTGTTACTTGAATGTGACTTTGTATTTCTGGCATGCATTTTGAGATATATGGCGTGACTTTTCAACCCCATTTTAATAATTTGCCATAGTAATAATGTTAAGTGTAGGAGAACGCTTTGAACAAAAGTACATGTTTTACATTACAATTAATTTCCTAATGTCAGAACAAATAACTATTGTATCCTGGTAATTATATTCTGTTgctacacagaaaatatttaaattgatGTTATGTACAATCAGGTGCGACAGGTCCTTGAAAAACTCATACAGAATAAGAAGATTGCCAATGCAACACACAACATGTATGCTTATAGGTACTGAGATTAAAATCTTTCTGGCAGCTGAGTTTTTTCATTTAATCAGTACTGTTTTGTAAGGTTAAAAGTAGAAGTTTGTGAAAGTAATAGTATTTCAGGACTTGTAATAAATAGATTCTTAAATTTATacttttgatatttgtattttaatgctGTTCCTTACAGatcaaatatttgttgttttttttttgttttgacaataATTGCTGACCTGCATGTATCAAATAGCAAGTTTGTCCTGTTTACTTAGTCACGCCTTCTTACACAGCTCATGCAAAGCATAGCTATGTTTTTAAGGATTTACATAAAACTTGCAACCTCTGTCACTAGTAGTCAAATCTGCTTATGGTATGGTTGAGTTGGCATGTAGGTCGCAGAGTCAACCTGTTTGAGTTGGCAAATGAAAGGGTAGATGGGCTTAAGGGGATCATacattcaacaaacaaaaaaaagaaaactgttggAAAGTTGATTTGAACATTTGAATTGATATTCATATGATGAAATTCACAATACATGATATGATTTTGATTCTTCTTTACAATAAGAATAGTACATCATGAAGGCAGCACACCAAGTATATTCCAGggctgtgatgatgatggtgaaacACATGCAGGCTCTCGTATGCTTCACTTGCTTCAGGTAGGGATGTTgtctcattcatttattttctcctctGCACCAGTTAGAAGAAACAAATCCTTAGCTGAATGGTATCATAGTagttataaaagtaaataaaaatctcatCATTCTACTAAATGCGCATGTGTGCACTTTTTGCTCTGTCATACAGAAGCTGCACCCTGTGTGTGGTCCAACCCTGAGGCtggaataataaaattatttctcaaaagatattaaaacttTTAGTGCTGTTTTGGAGAGAgttcttttcataaaaacatgAGAAGATCCTATCTTACAAAGATATTAGTGAATTGCACTATAATATTTCTTGGTTAGTGGGTTAAAAACTGCCTGTATTTTACCTTGATCTCTAAAAGAGGATGTATATACCAACATTAACCGATGTTACAGAtagtaaatgcagaaaatgtgatggtggtggtgtctCGCTGGTTTGGTGGCATTCACTTGGGGCCAGATCGCTTTAAGCACATCAACAACTGCACACGAAGTATTCTGGAAAGTCATGGCTATCTTGCCCAGCGTGTaagtttcttttccttgttCTTTGGTGGGAATGACATGAGAACTTTCAATGGTGACAGAACTTTTAATAGTTTCAAGAATGATGGTAGCATCAGTAATGCATGTTCACATAAAGCAAATCAATGTGTTTTGTGGTTTCCAGTTGCtgattaaattataaataataaagtataatATTTGATTATTAATGCTTAAATCTGCAGTAATAGCTTTGCTTTAAGGAAAAAGTGGTTACAAAGCAATGTATGTGATATACATCCTTTTAATTGTTCTTTCTGCTAAATTTTCACTTTTAGGAAGACAAGAAAGGTCCACggagtggaaaaaaaaggaaatgatctGAAGGAAGTGCAACTTGTACAGAAGTTGGTGCTATTGATTACAAATGCTACCATAACTTGTATACTGGACTTTGTATTTGTAGCTGCCACCTGTTCTATTATTAGTATTTTGTACAGTGATGATCCGAACAGTTGAGAAATTATCATCTCCAGGTGATCATGTgataacaaaaaataagcatAAAGGAAACccataaaataatgtgttttgaTTAAAAAGCGAAAGCCATGCTGGCGAGAACAGAGAATGCTTGTATAaaggcttttttcattttaatttactaCTTTTGGTTAATGATTCCAAAAGCTGTTTCATCTGCGTTTTCATAGTTCTTAGAAGATGTTGGAAACAACTATAAGTGGCTTTTTGAGTGGATAGATGTTGCAACGAATTCGTTGTCTTAAGACATGGGAAAATCACCATCAGCAGTAACAATAGCAACAATGAAGACTTTTGattgcctttatttttttaaataaacttgaaaagTTTATTGCATGTGAAAATAGTTTGTCCATTTGTTGACTGACAAATTTGGGAATGGGAtcatatacatttatattccACCATCTTTTGGTGCTTTGTGCAAACGCCATCTTTTGAGACTATGTTCCACACTGCTTGCCAAGGGAGAATCCTTTGTCGAAATCCTGCTAACATCCCATATTACCTGAGTGAGAAGTTATGCATGCAATGTTTGGTAaatgaaacaattatttcttcATAAGCATTGTTTTGTTAGGTCTGTTCAATACTTTTTTGACGTTCTCGGTTTTATAGTTTTCTGAGTAGGCATTTTGCAGGTTCCCTTTAGATATTTTACAATGGGCATGTATTGATCAGAAAAGAAACCCAAATGAAATttggctgattttttttttttgggtttgtgAAACagtaattcataaaaaaaatagtacaagaagattaatgaaaaaaattcaatgagTTATTATAAGGCAAAGGCAATGTAATAGTTTACTTAAAGCAAACAAAGTTGTcagttattttacatttaataaaactaatCATATAACATATGTATGAATGTAAAGAATAAGTTGAGATGTAAGGTGGTGTTGCAGTAAACTGAAAATCAGTTCTCTTTGAGTTGTGTGACTTGTCCTGGAAGTGgtgtataacacacacacgaaacagATTCACAGAAAACTTTGTGCTAGCTCCGatgaataaagtaaaaatttcatgcattctcaaaaaaaaatgtctaatgcaggggtgcccaacctacggcccacgATCAAGGTGCACATGCCTTAtcatttttaacgtcatgattctggcaaaaccgccatgttctggcccgctAGAGTTTATATCACGTCCAGTGCGGCCCTcgggcaagaaaaggttgggcaccactgatCTAATAGGGGACATAATATATGGTTCTAGTGAAAGAATATTAATTAGAATTGTCTAAcagtaatgaaaatgtttttaatacaTCGGTTAGCCGTAAACCAATCATGATATACCAAAAACTAAATGCCATTTCTTCGGAACACTgccaaataaattttaataaataatttatattcagtttttaaaaattacaatatatCTACCGAAGTTTgtggtaaaaatattatttccttctACTTTCGTTTTCTACAATGGGTACCGTAAGGGCGACAACCTGTTACAAATTTTCTGACGCAAATCagctactttttattttgcttataaGATAGAAGTGATGcttttacaaataatataaaactaaagATAAACTTTATTAAGTTATACCAATATATTTCAAGGGAAAGGGTAGTCTTTGAACTTTTATTGCCATCTCTTTGTATACGGAAGCGCGGATTAATACGTGAGTGTGAAATTAGTTCTGATCCAACATGGCGTTCTCCCGACGACGTGTCGTTTTCTGCGCGTTACTAACTGTTTTCTTACTGACAACGTTCTTTGTGTTGAGGATGCATCAGACACAGACAGCGATAATGATTTATCAGTTGTTCGGAGGGTGAAAAGAGCATCGCTTGACAACCGTGGTGCAAACGTTCCCCCCAAAATTCCCAGTGGCAACGACGATGTTCTTGATAGACTCCCAAATAATCAAATTCAGGATGACAGAGAAAATCGTAGAAATCCTGGCATAGGTAACAGTGATCAAGGTGACACGCCAGTCCGTAATCGTGGAGATAATCCAGATATGCGTATGGGTGGTTTACAAGGCGGATTACCTACTGCGGATAGACAACCAGAAGCAAAGCCAAATGCCCCAGGTGTAAATATACCTTCAGATTTGGGAGGCATACCACAAAAGCAGCAGTATGGAAAAATCAAATTGTCTGCCACAAAAGAATGCGGAGCAGACGTACAGAAGTTTTGTAGTGTGGGTGTCAAAGACAACAACTTCGCTATTCTTGACTGTCTTCAAAATGATGAGCGGGTTTGTATCGATACcagtagtttatttttaaaagcagacaaCGAATTTTCCTAAGAAGTTAAAACTAATGCAGCATTTATATTCATACTAGGATATACTTATGTAGATGTGCACATGCAGAGAACTTTGCACGAATACTGATCGAAGAAAGTGCATAATTTTAGGAAACCTATATGTTGGGCATTATATATAGTCATTACTAATAGCTGTGCCTCAGTGTTATTGTCTCCTTACACAACCAAACTAAGAAGCAGATGTTTATGGCAGCTTCAGAATACAATCACTATCCAGATATATCTTGTTTAAGTAAATGGGTTGGATAGCAAACATGTAGCAGCATAGACAGAGAAGAAGACAGCCAGGAATGGAGAGAGCATTGAAGTGGGGTGTAGTGAGAGAGAAACCAGAAAAGAAACCAGGAGCCATGCCagtgataataaataaatatacatctaCTCATAAGTGAAGTTTGAATCTCAGTTCATTTGCCACTCTGGTGCACTTTCATTCTTGACAAGAAAACGCTATTAAGCTTGGTGTTAGTATGACATGCAATCATTGTCTGTTACAATATTAGGCAAAAGTCAGATTACTTTGTGCTTGATTCATcttacagttttctttgttatctGCTTAGTCAAAATATGCttgctttatgtttttgttatgCTGTACTAGTGTATTAATGAAAACTTTAGAAATCTCAAGGTTAGCATATTTCTCGTTAAGGGTGATGAAGGAAGGGTAAGGGTCTTGTATTTTATTCACCCGCCCTCCTCCAGAGCTGTTTACTATCGTCATGACTTCTTCATACTCTAATGGCTGTGTTTATTCTTAACAATCTCTTACTGTTGTGAAATTCTCGTCAACATTACAGTCTAGGATCTTATATCAAACATAAAAAGGGTCAAATATCTGTTAAGCATGTGTTAATACTAATGttataataacattttaataattattgttggGAGATACATAGACTTcgtgtatttttttatcttttttatttttcatttcagcaGTGATTT comes from the Pomacea canaliculata isolate SZHN2017 linkage group LG12, ASM307304v1, whole genome shotgun sequence genome and includes:
- the LOC112553271 gene encoding protein IMPACT-like isoform X1 — protein: MTDICKERQADEVEALSAIYGDEWCVIDEEAHIFCIRVSDQTQNGKWTLSIQIHLPDDYPLQSPPQFQLNAPWLRGMERTNLESKLSQVYCDNLGEDLIYLWVEAVREFLQKKADYAEVDTNSSEWKSQRVSVQTQEADDADDGFDLSLLEGVLTSSLEDVEDKHEEYECPKINHGEIITDRRSTFQPHLAVVFFKQQVRQVLEKLIQNKKIANATHNMYAYRIVHHEGSTPSIFQGCDDDGETHAGSRMLHLLQIVNAENVMVVVSRWFGGIHLGPDRFKHINNCTRSILESHGYLAQREDKKGPRSGKKRK
- the LOC112553271 gene encoding protein IMPACT-like isoform X2, with the protein product MLCAVYYADEVEALSAIYGDEWCVIDEEAHIFCIRVSDQTQNGKWTLSIQIHLPDDYPLQSPPQFQLNAPWLRGMERTNLESKLSQVYCDNLGEDLIYLWVEAVREFLQKKADYAEVDTNSSEWKSQRVSVQTQEADDADDGFDLSLLEGVLTSSLEDVEDKHEEYECPKINHGEIITDRRSTFQPHLAVVFFKQQVRQVLEKLIQNKKIANATHNMYAYRIVHHEGSTPSIFQGCDDDGETHAGSRMLHLLQIVNAENVMVVVSRWFGGIHLGPDRFKHINNCTRSILESHGYLAQREDKKGPRSGKKRK